One Salmo salar chromosome ssa01, Ssal_v3.1, whole genome shotgun sequence DNA window includes the following coding sequences:
- the LOC106569852 gene encoding E3 ubiquitin/ISG15 ligase TRIM25-like: MAEAFFEDRDSFSCSICLDLLKDPVTTSCGHSYCMGCIEGCWDQDDLKGVYSCPECRQTFVQRPVLNRNTLLAKVVENLKHTALHAAPPAHCYAGPGDVECDFCTGRKHKALMSCLACLASYCETHLQPHYNFPALKKHMLVKASTQLQEKICSHHDKLLEVYCRTDQQCICYLCTMDEHKGHDTVSAAAERTEKQKQVGEKQQKSQRKIQVREKEMQKLRQAVDSLKLSAQAAVDDSERIFTELIRTMETRCSEVKELIRDQEKAEVSQAEGLLERLEQEVAELRRRDAELEQFSHTEDNIHFLQRFKDHSAPPVSEEMPAIILNQGCDFKTVMTSDLQEKLMLCCKEGVVKISAAVKAVHILQSAKPSTRAAASGLQFYGTYYTEGNLGKHSVFGGLCVHCGKRKRGHGHMSECY, translated from the coding sequence ATGGCAGAGGCATTTTTTGAAGATCGGGATTCATTTAGCTGTTCAATCTgcctggatctactgaaggatcCGGTGACTACTTCCTGTGGACACAGCTACTGTATGggctgtattgagggctgctgggatcaggacgACCTGAAAGGTGTTTACAGCTGCCCAGAGTGCCGACAGACCTTTGTCCAAAGGCCTGTTCTGAACAGAAACACGTTGCTGGCTAAAGTGGTGGAGAACCTGAAACATACTGCTCTTCATGCTGCTCCACCTGCTCACTGTTAtgctggacctggagatgtggAGTGTGATTTCTGCACTGGGAGAAAACacaaagccctcatgtcctgtctggcgtgtctggcctcttactgtgagactcacctccagcCTCACTATAATTTCCCTGCCTTAAAGAAGCACATGCTGGTCAAAGCCTCcacacaactacaggagaagatctgctctcatcatgacaaactgctggaggtttactgtcgtaccgatcagcagtgcaTCTGTTATCTGTGTAccatggatgaacataaaggccatgatacagtctcagctgcagcagagaggactgagaaacagaaGCAGGTGGGGGAGAAGCAACAGAAATCCCAGCGGAAAATccaggtgagagagaaggagatgcagAAGCTGAGACAGGCTGTGGACTCTCTGAAGCTCTCTGCACAGGCAGCCGTGGACGACAGCGAGaggatctttactgagctgatccgcacCATGGAGACAAggtgctctgaggtgaaggagctgatcagagacCAGGAGAAGGCTGAAGTGAGTCAGGCTGAAGGCCTCCTGGAGCGACTGGAGCAGGAGGTGGCTGAGctgaggaggagagatgctgaGCTGGAGCagttctcacacacagaggacaacATCCACTTCCTCCAAAGGTTCAAAGACCACAGTGCCCCCCCTGTTTCTGAAGAGATGCCTGCCATCATCCTTAACCAAGGTTGTGATTTTAAGACGGTGATGACCTCTGACCTCCAGGAAAAGCTGATGCTCTGCTGTAAGGAGGGAGTAGTGAAGATATCAGCAGCAGTGAAAGCTGTCCACATACTGCAGTCAGCAAAGCCAAGCACCAGAGCAGCAGCATCTGGACTACAGTTTTACGGAACGTATTATACAGAAGGCAATTTAGGAAAACATAGTGTTTTCGGGGGATTATGTGTTCATTGTGGCAAGAGAAAAAGGGGGCATGGCCACATGAGTGAATGTTACTAG